DNA sequence from the Tissierella sp. MB52-C2 genome:
ATGTGAAAGTTATAGATATAGATGAAGAAGGAAAGAAAGTAGGTTTAAGTTTAAAAGAAGCTTTAGAGCCAAGTGAGACAGAAGAAACAATAAGTCACAAGATAGACGAAGAGCCAGAAATAACTATTGGAGACATTGTGGATCAAGATTAATACAATTGATAATGAAGGGTTTTGATGTATGAAAATACATTAAAGCCCTATATTGTATTTTTGTTTAAATAATTTCAGGGGGACAAGAATGGCTAAATATGAAGCGTTTAAAAAAGATGTAAATAGATTGGTTAATATCGATCTAAATTATTATAAAGAAAAACAGATGAAAAGAAGAATATCATCCCTTTTAACTAGAAATAATTTTAGAGATTTTGATGATTACTTTATTGGATTAAAAGAGAACAAAGTTCTTTTAGAACAATTTATCAATTATTTAACCATAAATGTATCTGAGTTTTATCGTAATCCTTCTCAATGGGTAGTTCTACAAAATGATATTATTCCTTCTTTAATGGATAAAAATAAAGGAGGATTAAAGATTTGGAGTTCTGCCTGCTCTACAGGAGAAGAACCTTACTCCCTAGTGATGATGTTGTCTAATTTTTTTCCTTTAAGAGATATTAAAGTATTAGCAACAGATATTGATGAAGAAGCTATGAATAAGGCTAAACTAGGACTTTATAATGAAAAATCATTGGCTAACCTACCTAATGGATTTAAGGAAAAATATTTTACTAAAATTGAAGGATCATATAAAATCTCAGATGAAATAAAAAAATGTGTAGAATATAAGAAAATGGATTTACTTAAAGACAGGTTTCCCTCAAATATTGATTTAATAACCTGTAGAAATGTGATGATTTATTTTACTGAGGAAGCAAAAGAACTTCTATATTCAAAGTTTTATAATTCGCTAAATGAAAAAGGAATATTATTTGTAGGAAGTACTGAGCAGATAATTATGCCTGAAAAACATAAGCTAAAAACAGCTAAAACTTTTTTTTATGAAAAGATAGTTTAGTTCTTTTAAACTTATAAAATAAAGGAGGTATAAATTTGGATACCAAAGTACTTT
Encoded proteins:
- a CDS encoding protein-glutamate O-methyltransferase CheR; protein product: MAKYEAFKKDVNRLVNIDLNYYKEKQMKRRISSLLTRNNFRDFDDYFIGLKENKVLLEQFINYLTINVSEFYRNPSQWVVLQNDIIPSLMDKNKGGLKIWSSACSTGEEPYSLVMMLSNFFPLRDIKVLATDIDEEAMNKAKLGLYNEKSLANLPNGFKEKYFTKIEGSYKISDEIKKCVEYKKMDLLKDRFPSNIDLITCRNVMIYFTEEAKELLYSKFYNSLNEKGILFVGSTEQIIMPEKHKLKTAKTFFYEKIV